In Cuculus canorus isolate bCucCan1 chromosome 8, bCucCan1.pri, whole genome shotgun sequence, a single genomic region encodes these proteins:
- the LOC104063318 gene encoding myomegalin isoform X6 produces the protein MRAPWRRDPCSGDTPAVLLGASYMAGGVQSSHLACLTAASPRSLPASQDGLWGESDEDPTPAEPEGSCGLPGAQPQPGPLVQTCVLRDLEMGPLAQTQTLRDFEQHLNDLKKENFSLKLRIYFLEERVQQKGEGSWDDVYRRNIELKVEVESLKRELQEKQEALDKTWVAAENQTTRSHAALLQQYEEQQRDSEHVYELLENKIQLLQEEARLARSEAEQATALARAEAERCQELAGKLKEAATMKEENRSDDSCSAMAQRRIDELTQELAASKQMEEMLAAEKCDLQQRLEKPLAMGRQNRQDEHQQPPAPCDPAAGEHVSDLRAAELQGKIHQFEADNKLLQEKLNELKLELKSVQETSQRQDRTIQSLNEALKSKESKAEELHHIIEGQNETMAKLRDMLHRSHVGQLQMSESPLSSQEQQMSLLDLQNTLFCTKLEVQKLKGAQCQKEHQLAEARRATQLLEIMVHEEEQQKEATWKHNQELRAVVQQLQTELQDKAQQLQVVEQEKCRELQAQEQRVQHLSQHLAHKEQLLQESRELLQCQQSLDKSPAAMKAMLEKLQQRISDRDAALERAVDEKFCALEKKEQELQQLHLSIRERGGDLERLRSVLSSNETMIHSLESLLKAKTLELEQVLASCQNLCWLKEEIEAKSCSRQKEQEGIIQQLQTCLHDRNKEVEELTATLLCKLGPGQSEIAEELCLRLQHKEKMLQDLLSDRNRQTVEHDAEIRELLQAMSAREQQSQVAAEKMAHALAERSCELQLLRQHVLRKEPVGTQSAGARLLKQDKQLMQERTCGATAAAGPTQGDSSCKTEGVSMSAAELEKDLVNAKDELELLAKKERESRRELTALKSLVATQEEELQVQASDIESLTRTIQMKEDLIKDLQMQLVDPEEIPAIERLTQEVLVLREKVAIAESRGQEATGNRRQQLLLMLEGLVAERNRLNEALQAERQLYGSLVKFHTHTDSAARDHALQVELEGVQELRGQLEEALGRSLECLSRLETQGAIGGQSTGTNADGVSSNLTQSTEEEAAHSAAPLHSSHQAPKEIGGTERASVGSMAPTMAEQELQAEEELRELKVQLEEAGFSSVSHIRKAMLSLCLENAELKERMGEATSLLESGEQEEVSLGSCSLAPKPRRLQRKNRSALGDCPVGGSGDGQRLPAEREAVPAKRPAIEAGSQGDVPKRLCPGTPGGGHESHAEGTASSGGWLRLGAELRSQVVQGQRQCQELQDKLAASEATVQAQAEQLEKYLRCEPHAQQLSKQVQVDFQDLGYETCGRSETEADRDETTSPECEEPDVFSEPSLGEELGCPYWPGMPGEGKAAKKAVAPGDVGALHQHIQDLKAQLLNANKVIQSLQRRARSISVTSGYTSGAERPLPGPTALASPGHSLTDEDEGWQSDGHSTLCPPTLRAHSDLQQLVHRVTLLEAQLPATKPGGVLPKELQSATWPGKYNSLIQAQARELSHLRQTLREGRGVSHSLTQHLRDALRSFEDLLRGTDIDYYLGQGFREQLAQGRQLAERLNDKLGTRDRQDGKDKTSHELLAMRLSQELQEKERMIESLEAKLQDRCESPGSSWPPSESSHSATSTSFVSERLEPCSDGDMDSECSQCHEEPARLTGLHFDSLSKPVSAPLPALAPGLPPFLPDGLPLTVAPLLGCCGTPICSLAEAQQELQVLRRQLGESESVPPAWGGTLPMAPTKPTTPLGQFDEGSKAPASLCRHRELQSLAEPSRATEARGLWAVPAPSRPLYGALPSGYPSSQKLTGADLLEEHLVEIRSLRQRLEESICANDRLREQLECRLASTSKASGLPSDVYTQGLEPRLQLSGENQALREDNRTLQLQCDHLSQELARVQEALQAACSRAREAEAELGQRRGEQQRLSEELAERQETIRQLRDERCSLQEDNNRLQHTVILLQQQSEEYRLLLQTLHTELHIYKNLPGPSTKTRAGCFPSPPVRDVGMNSAAPLFSPLPSDVSVAQRMDEPCGTNPPLRKSEGMTGAHVVGCLDTYQALEQHILEGKALAYELMCLSRPALGLPGCLLPGKEVKHGQDRAGDSRGTAPALRTMCKASSESATSLEPCRAGVWQSASRPRTVAGTALSCEAGHGGSPDAGAPAAPAPAPLSCRSWGGRAWGTSGEVPATCTTSSRSARLSLLLSGALCCPSALPKTRARSRHCRARSQHCGPSSLRGRMLCRAQPSSCAAQPGSRTAWSTSFDQDPQRAAQGQNKPGGDGPAGSVRCMSPRQGRE, from the exons ATGCGAGCCCCGTGGCGGAG agaCCCCTGCAGCGGTGACACACCGGCTGTGCTCCTCGGAGCTAGCTACATGGCAG GCGGTGTGCAGAGCAGCCACTTGGCTTGCCTGACTGCTGCTAGCCCTcgctccctcccagcttcccaAGATGGACTGTGGGGTGAGAGTGATGAGGATCCCACGCCAGCCGAGCCAGAAGGGTCCTGTGGTCTCCCAGGtgctcagccccagcctggTCCCTTGGTGCAGACGTGTGTCCTCCGGGACCTGGAGATGGGTCCCCTCGCTCAGACGCAGACTCTGCGGGACTTTGAACAG CACCTCAACGACCTCAAGAAGGAGAATTTCAGCCTCAAACTGCGCATCTACTTTCTGGAGGAGCGTGTCCAGCAGAAGGGCGAGGGCAGCTGGGACGATGTCTACAGGCGG AATATCGAGCTGAAAGTGGAAGTGGAGAGCCTGAAGcgggagctgcaggagaaacaaGAAGCCCTCGACAAAACATG GGTGGCTGCAGAGAACCAGACAACCCGCAGCCACGCAGCACTTCTGCAGCAGTATGAGGAGCAGCAGCGGGACTCGGAGCATGTCTATGAGCTCCTGGAGAACAAGAttcagctcctgcaggag GAGGCCAGGCTGGCACGGAGTGAGGCCGAGCAGGCCACGGCACTGGCCAGAGCCGAGGCAGAGCGGTgccaggagctggcagggaagcTGAAGGAAGCTGCGACGATGAAGGAGGAGAACAGGAGTGATGACAGCTGCAGTGCCATGGCCCAGAG GAGGATTGATGAGCTGACCCAAGAGCTGGCTGCCAGCAAACAGATGGAGGAGATGCTGGCAGCTGAGAAGTGTGACCTGCAGCAGCGCCTGGAGAAGCCCTTGGCCATGGGGAGGCAG AATCGGCAGGATGAACATCAGCAGCCACCAGCTCCATGTGACCCTGCAGCAGGGGAACACGTGTCTGATCTCcgtgctgcagagctgcagggcaaAATCCATCAATTTGAGGCTGACAACAAG ttgTTACAGGAAAAGCTGAATGAACTGAAGCTTGAATTAAAATCTGTCCAAGAAACATCACAGAGGCAAGATCGTACAATCCAGAGTCTGAATGAGGCCCTGAAGAGCAAAGAGAGTAAG GCAGAAGAGCTGCACCATATCATCGAAGGGCAGAATGAGACGATGGCCAAGCTGCGGGACATGTTACACAGAAGCCATGTGGGACAGTTGCAG ATGTCAGAGAGCCCACTGTCATCCCAGGAGCAGCAAATGTCACTGTTAGATCTTCAGAACACGCTTTTCTGCACCAAGCTGGAGGTGCAAAAACTGAAAGGAGCCCAGTGCCAGAAAGAGCACCAACTAGCTGAAGCTAGGAGAGCAACCCAGCTTCTAGAGATCATGGTGCatgaggaagagcagcagaaagaggcAACCTGGAAACACAATCAG GAACTGCGCGCTGTGGTACAGCAActgcagacagagctgcagGACAAGGCTCAGCAGCTCCAGGTGGTGGAGCAGGAGAAGTGCCGTGAGCTGCAGGCTCAGGAGCAGAGAGTTCAGCATTTGAGTCAGCATCTGGCTCACAAGGAACAGCTTCTGCAG GAATCACGGGAACTACTGCAATGCCAGCAAAGCTTGGACAAGAGCCCTGCAGCCATGAAAGCCATGTTGGAGAAACTGCAGCAGCGAATCAGCGACAGGGATGCTGCTCTGGAG CGAGCAGTAGATGAGAAGTTCTGTgccctggagaagaaggagcaAGAGCTGCAACAGCTCCACCTTTCAATAAGGGAGCGTGGAGGGGACCTGGAGAGGCTGCGCAGTGTCCTATCCAGCAATGAGACCATGATTCAT AGCCTGGAGAGCCTCCTGAAAGCTAAAACACTGGAACTAGAGCAGGTGTTGGCATCCTGCCAAAACCTCTGCTGGCTCAAGGAAGAGATCGAGGCCAAatcctgcagcaggcagaaggagcaggagggaatcatccagcagctgcagaccTGCTTGCATGACAGGAATAAAGAAGTGGAG GAGCTTACAGCAACTCTGCTGTGCAAGCTGGGCCCAGGGCAGAGTGAAATagcagaggagctgtgcttgCGCCTCCAACACAAGGAGAAGATGCTGCAGGATCTCCTCAGTGACAGGAACCGTCAGACCGTGGAGCATGATGCTGAAATCCGTGAGCTGCTGCAGGCCATGagtgccagggagcagcagagccaa GTGGCTGCTGAGAAGATGGCGCACGCTTTGGCTGAAAGGAGCTGTGAGTTACAACTTCTGCGCCAGCATGTGTTGAGAAAGGAGCCTGTTGGGACCCAGTCAGCTGGTGCCAGGCTGTTGAAGCAGGACAAACAGCTTATGCAA GAAAGAACTTGTGGAGCTACAGCCGCTGCTGGACCCACCCAGGGAGACAGCAGCTGCAAGACAGAGGGAG TTTCGATGTCAGCGGCAGAACTGGAGAAGGATCTTGTTAATGCCAAAGACGAGCTGGAGCTACTggcaaagaaggaaagggaaagcagg CGAGAGCTCACTGCTCTCAAGTCTCTTGTGGCCACACAAGAAGAAGAGCTTCAGGTGCAGGCCTCGGATATCGAGTCCTTGACTAGGACCATCCAGATGAAAGAGGACCTCATCAAG GATCTGCAGATGCAGCTGGTGGATCCTGAAGAAATTCCAGCCATAGAAAGGCTGACACAAGAAGTGCTAGTGCTTCGGGAGAAAGTGGCCATAGCAGAGTCAAGAGGACAAGAGGCTACTGGAAACAGAAGGCAGCAG TTGTTACTGATGCTTGAAGGCCTGGTGGCTGAAAGGAATCGGTTAAATGAGGCTCTCCAGGCAGAGAGGCAGCTCTATGGCAGCCTGGTAAagtttcacacacacacagatag TGCTGCAAGAGACCACGCTCTACAGGTGGAGCTGGAGGGGGTCCAGGAGCTCCGGGGACAGCTGGAAGAAGCTCTTGGAAGAAGCTTGGAGTGTTTGAGCAGGCTGGAGACTCAGGGCGCCATAGGAG GTCAGTCTACAGGGACAAATGCTGATGGTGTCAGCAGTAATCTCACCCAGAGCACTGAAGAGGAGGCAGCTCACAGCGCAGCACCCCTGCAC AGCAGCCACCAAGCCCCTAAGGAAATTGGAGGCACTGAGAGGGCCTCAGTGGGGAGCATGGCACCCACTatggcagagcaggagctgcaggcagaagaGGAGCTGCGGGAGTTgaaggtgcagctggaggaagcTGGCTTCTCCTCAGTCTCTCACATCAG GAAGGCGATGCTGAGCCTGTGCCTGGAGAATGCGGAGCTGAAGGAGCGGATGGGTGAAGCCACGTCGCTGCTGGAGAGTGGGGAGCAAGAGGAGGTTTCGCTGGGCAGCTGCTCCCTGGCCCCCAAGCCCCGCAGGCTGCAGCGGAAGAACCGCAGTGCCCTTGGGGACTGCCCAGTTGGTGGCAGCGGGGATGGCCAGCGGCtcccagcagagagggaagCTGTGCCTGCCAAACGCCCAGCGATTGAGGCGGGATCCCAGGGTGATGTGCCAAAGAGACTCTGCCCTGGTACTCCAGGTGGAGGGCATGAAAGCCAC GCGGAGGGCACAGCCAGCAGTGGGGGCTGGCTGAGGCTGGGTGCAGAGCTGCGCTCCCAGGTGGTGCAGGGCCAAAGGCagtgccaggagctgcaggacaaGCTTGCTGCCTCAGAGGCCACAGTGCAGGCACAAGCTGAGCAGCTGGAGAAGTATCTGCGCT GTGAACCCCATgcccagcagctcagcaagcAAGTGCAAGTGGACTTCCAGGACCTAGGCTATGAGACGTGTGGGCGAAGCGAGACCGAGGCTGACCGGGATGAGACCACCAGCCCTG AGTGTGAGGAGCCAGATGTATTCAGCGAGCCCAGCctgggagaggagctggggtGCCCATACTGGCCAGGGATGCCTGGGGAGGGCAAAGCTGCCAAGAAAGCTGTGGCACCAGGGGATGTGGGGGCCCTACACCAGCATATCCAGGACCTCAAGGCACAGCTACTCAATGCCAACAAGGTGATCCAGAGCCTGCAGCGCCGTGCCCGCTCCATTTCTGTCACCAGTGGCTACACCTCAGGTGCTGAGAGGCCCCTACCGGGTCCCACAGCCCTGGCCTCCCCGGGCCACAGCCTCACTGATGAGGACGAGGGCTGGCAGTCCGATGGCCACAGCACCCTCTGCCCACCCACCCTGCGGGCACACAGCGACCTGCAGCAACTGGTTCACCGCGTCACCCTCCTCGAGGCGCAGCTGCCCGCAACcaaacctggaggtgttttgcCCAAGGAGCTGCAATCTGCCACCTGGCCAGG GAAATACAACTCGCTGATCCAAGCACAGGCTCGGGAGCTCTCCCACCTGCGGCAGACACTGCGGGAGGGCCGTGGTGTGAGCCACAGCCTGACTCAGCACCTGCGTGATGCCCTGCGGTCTTTTGAGGATCTCCTCCGTGGCACTGACATCGACTActacctgggccagggcttccgGGAGCAGCTGGcccagggcaggcagctggCTGAGAGGCTCAATGACAAGCTGGGCACCA GAGATCGACAAGATGGGAAGGATAAAACCAGCCATGAACTCCTGGCAATGAG GCTCAgccaggagctccaggagaaggagaggatgaTTGAAAGCTTGGAGGCAAAGCTGCAGGATCGTTGTGAgtccccaggcagcagctggccACCCTCTGAGTCGTCCCACTCTGCCACCAGCACCTCCTTCGTGTCCGAGAGGCTGGAGCCCTGCTCCGATGGGGACATGGACAGCGAATGCAGCCAGTGCCATGAGGAGCCTGCCCGACTCACAG GCCTTCACTTTGACTCTTTGTCCAAACCTGTCAGTGCCCCCCTGCCTGCGCTGGCCCCTGGGCTGCCCCCCTTCCTGCCTGATGGGCTCCCCCTCACTGTGGCCCCCCTCCTGGGCTGTTGCGGGACCCCCATCTGCTCCCTGGCTGAGGCACAGCAGGAACTGCAGGTGCTCCGGAGGCAGCTGGGAGAAAGTGAGAGCGTGCCTCCAGCATGGG GTGGGACGCTGCCCATGGCACCAACAAAGCCCACAACCCCACTGGGCCAATTCGACGAGGGCAGCAAAGCCCCAGCGTCTCTCTGCCGacacagggagctgcagagcttgGCCGAGCCCTCCAGGGCCACTGAGGCACGTGGCCTTTGGGCTGTACCTGCTCCTAGCCGGCCGCTCTATGGGGCCCTGCCCTCGGGGTACCCCTCCAGCCAGAAGCTAACAG GGGCGGACCTGCTGGAAGAGCACTTGGTGGAGATCCGCAGCCTGCGCCAGCGTCTCGAGGAGTCCATCTGCGCCAATGACCGGCTCCGGGAGCAGCTCGAATGCCGCCTGGCCTCCACCAGCAAGGCCAGCG GGTTGCCCAGCGATGTCTACACTCAGGGGCTGGAGCCAAGGCTGCAGCTGAGCGGGGAGAACCAGGCTCTGCGTGAGGACAACCGAACCCTGCAGCTCCAGTGTGACCACCTCTCCCAAG AGCTGGCACGCGTGCAGGAGGCGCTGCAGGCTGCCTGCTCCCGGGCACGGGAGGCTGAAGCAGAGCTGGGCCAGAGGCgtggggagcagcagaggctgtCGGAGGAGCTTGCTGAGCGCCAAGAGACCATCCGGCAGCTTCGGGATGAGAGGTGCTCTCTGCAGGAAGACAACAACAG gctgcagcacacagtgattctcctgcagcagcagagtgagGAGTACCGCCTGCTCCTGCAGACCCTGCACACGGAGCTGCACATCTACAAGAACCTCCCTGGTCCCTCCACCAAGACCCGTGCAG GCTGCTTCCCATCTCCTCCGGTGCGGGATGTTGGCATGAACTCAGCAgctcccctcttctccccattGCCCTCTGATGTGTCGGTGGCCCAGCGGATGGATG AGCCATGTGGGACAAACCCACCGTTGAGGAAGAGTGAGGGTATGACAGGGGCTCATGTTGTGGGCTGCCTGGACACCTACCAGGCCCTGGAACAGCACATCCTGGAGGGGAAAGCGCTGGCCTATGAGCTGATGTGTCTCTCGCGCCCTGCACTCGGGCTCCCTGGCTGCCTTCTCCCAGGAAAGGAGGTAAAGCATGGGCAGGACAGGGCTGGTGACAGCAGGGGGACAGCTCCTGCTCTGCGGACGATGTGTAAAGCATCTTCCGAGTCCGCCACCAGCCTCGAGCCTTGCAGGGCTGGCGTGTGGCAGTCAGCATCCAGGCCCAGGACTGTTGCTGGCACTGCCCTGTCATGTGAGGCTGGGCATGGTGGTTCCCCAGATGCAggtgctccagcagcacctgctcCCGCACCCCTCTCCTGCAGGTCCTGGGGTGGACGGGCGTGGGGCACCTCTGGGGAAGTGCCAGCAACCTGCACCACGTCCTCGAGGAGTGCACGTCTCTCCTTGCTGCTTTCTGGAGCACTGTGCTGCCCATCAGCCCTGCCAAAAACCAGGGCAAG GAGCAGGCACTGCAGGGCGAGATCGCAGCACTGCGGGCCCAGCTCTCTGAGAGGGAGGatgctctgcagagcacagccGAGCAGCTGCGCAGCACAGCCCGGCTCAAGGACAGCATGGAGCACTTCATT TGACCAAGACCCACAACGTGCTGCGCAAGGCCAGAACAAACCTGGAG GTGACGGCCCAGCAGGCTCTGTCCGTTGCATGagccccaggcagggcagggagtgA